Proteins from a genomic interval of Micropterus dolomieu isolate WLL.071019.BEF.003 ecotype Adirondacks linkage group LG16, ASM2129224v1, whole genome shotgun sequence:
- the LOC123985002 gene encoding transmembrane and coiled-coil domain protein 3-like isoform X2, giving the protein MSPKLHAERSSSDVNILSIPVPIRRGGSESNLDVVDSVGDDGVGLDFTKGALGIDSLQQKILKVTEQIKVEQTARDQNVAEYLKLVNNADKQQVGRIRQVFEKKNQKSAHTIARLQRKLEQYHRRVKDNETNGKHNHKDGSSKESGTHSKEGSLRDVSATGRHPALDKVKTIGPGVSLSPPFFFNKSREFANLIRNKFGSADNIAHLKSSMETGSGLHVDGGARGLSGSATTVAKATKYQSDDECSTGTSASGDSNGNLAGGSGAGSGGPGRSDSNGRLGEVLDMVREIREAQAQLADDMENLNSQFKRDYSYFTQMMQEERYRYERLEDQLNDLTELHQHETSDLKQELASIEEKVAYQAYERARDIQEVLESCQTRVSKLELQQQQQQTVQVENTDAKVLLGKCINIMLAIVTVILVCVSTAAKFTAPLLRSRLHLVLTCVGVSVLALLWKNWEHLQCALERLVLPH; this is encoded by the exons gCAGAGCGCAGCAGTAGCGATGTCAACATCCTCAGCATCCCGGTGCCCATTCGTCGTGGCGGCTCCGAGTCCAACCTGGACGTGGTGGACAGTGTCGGAGATGACGGAGTCGGCTTGGATTTTACCAAAGGAGCTCTGGGTATTGACAGCCTGCAGCAGAAGATTCTAAAG GTGACGGAGCAAATTAAGGTGGAGCAGACGGCTCGCGACCAGAATGTCGCAGAGTACCTGAAGCTGGTGAACAATGCCGACAAGCAGCAGGTAGGACGAATACGTCAGGTGTTTGAAAAGAAGAACCAGAAGTCTGCGCACACCATTGCCCGGCTGCAGCGGAAGCTGGAGCAGTACCACCGCCGCGTGAAGGACAACGAGACCAACGGGAAACACAACCACAAGGATGGCAGCAGCAAGGAGTCTGGGACTCACAGCAAGGAGGGCAGCCTGCGGGACGTCAGCGCCACCGGACGGCACCCGGCACTGGATAAAGTTAAAACAATTGGGCCTGGGGTGTCGCTCTCACCACCGTTCTTCTTCAACAAGTCGCGGGAGTTTGCCAACCTTATCAGGAACAAGTTTGGCAGCGCCGACAACATCGCCCACCTCAAGAGCTCCATGGAGACGGGATCAGGGCTGCATGTGGATGGCGGGGCAAGGGGTCTGAGCGGGAGCGCCACCACAGTTGCCAAAGCGACCAAGTACCAGAGCGACGACGAGTGCTCCACGGGGACGTCTGCATCCGGTGACTCAAACGGGAACCTGGCCGGCGGCTCGGGGGCGGGCTCCGGAGGTCCGGGGAGGTCAGACTCCAATGGGCGGCTGGGTGAGGTGCTAGACATGGTGCGGGAGATCAGGGAGGCTCAGGCACAGCTGGCAGACGACATGGAGAATCTCAACTCCCAGTTCAAACGAGATTACAGCTACTTCACACAGATGATGCAGGAGGAGAGATACAG GTATGAGCGGTTGGAGGACCAGTTAAATGACCTGACAGAGCTCCACCAGCACGAAACCAGTGATCTGAAGCAGGAACTGGCCAGCATTGAAGAGAAGGTGGCCTACCAGGCCTACGAGCGTGCCAGGGACATACAG gagGTCCTGGAGTCGTGCCAGACTCGTGTGTCCAAACTggagctccagcagcagcagcaacagaccGTTCAGGTGGAAAACACCGACGCCAAGGTGCTTCTGGGGAAATGCATCAACATCATGCTGGCCATCGTCACTGTGATCTTGGTGTGCGTTTCCACGGCGGCCAAGTTCACTGCCCCGCTGCTGCGTAGCCGCCTCCACTTGGTGCTCACCTGCGTGGGCGTTTCCGTGTTAGCACTGCTGTGGAAGAACTGGGAACATTTACAGTGTGCTTTGGAACGACTGGTCCTACCGCACTGA
- the LOC123985002 gene encoding transmembrane and coiled-coil domain protein 3-like isoform X1 — MRKNYSATPLIYVTEAERSSSDVNILSIPVPIRRGGSESNLDVVDSVGDDGVGLDFTKGALGIDSLQQKILKVTEQIKVEQTARDQNVAEYLKLVNNADKQQVGRIRQVFEKKNQKSAHTIARLQRKLEQYHRRVKDNETNGKHNHKDGSSKESGTHSKEGSLRDVSATGRHPALDKVKTIGPGVSLSPPFFFNKSREFANLIRNKFGSADNIAHLKSSMETGSGLHVDGGARGLSGSATTVAKATKYQSDDECSTGTSASGDSNGNLAGGSGAGSGGPGRSDSNGRLGEVLDMVREIREAQAQLADDMENLNSQFKRDYSYFTQMMQEERYRYERLEDQLNDLTELHQHETSDLKQELASIEEKVAYQAYERARDIQEVLESCQTRVSKLELQQQQQQTVQVENTDAKVLLGKCINIMLAIVTVILVCVSTAAKFTAPLLRSRLHLVLTCVGVSVLALLWKNWEHLQCALERLVLPH; from the exons gCAGAGCGCAGCAGTAGCGATGTCAACATCCTCAGCATCCCGGTGCCCATTCGTCGTGGCGGCTCCGAGTCCAACCTGGACGTGGTGGACAGTGTCGGAGATGACGGAGTCGGCTTGGATTTTACCAAAGGAGCTCTGGGTATTGACAGCCTGCAGCAGAAGATTCTAAAG GTGACGGAGCAAATTAAGGTGGAGCAGACGGCTCGCGACCAGAATGTCGCAGAGTACCTGAAGCTGGTGAACAATGCCGACAAGCAGCAGGTAGGACGAATACGTCAGGTGTTTGAAAAGAAGAACCAGAAGTCTGCGCACACCATTGCCCGGCTGCAGCGGAAGCTGGAGCAGTACCACCGCCGCGTGAAGGACAACGAGACCAACGGGAAACACAACCACAAGGATGGCAGCAGCAAGGAGTCTGGGACTCACAGCAAGGAGGGCAGCCTGCGGGACGTCAGCGCCACCGGACGGCACCCGGCACTGGATAAAGTTAAAACAATTGGGCCTGGGGTGTCGCTCTCACCACCGTTCTTCTTCAACAAGTCGCGGGAGTTTGCCAACCTTATCAGGAACAAGTTTGGCAGCGCCGACAACATCGCCCACCTCAAGAGCTCCATGGAGACGGGATCAGGGCTGCATGTGGATGGCGGGGCAAGGGGTCTGAGCGGGAGCGCCACCACAGTTGCCAAAGCGACCAAGTACCAGAGCGACGACGAGTGCTCCACGGGGACGTCTGCATCCGGTGACTCAAACGGGAACCTGGCCGGCGGCTCGGGGGCGGGCTCCGGAGGTCCGGGGAGGTCAGACTCCAATGGGCGGCTGGGTGAGGTGCTAGACATGGTGCGGGAGATCAGGGAGGCTCAGGCACAGCTGGCAGACGACATGGAGAATCTCAACTCCCAGTTCAAACGAGATTACAGCTACTTCACACAGATGATGCAGGAGGAGAGATACAG GTATGAGCGGTTGGAGGACCAGTTAAATGACCTGACAGAGCTCCACCAGCACGAAACCAGTGATCTGAAGCAGGAACTGGCCAGCATTGAAGAGAAGGTGGCCTACCAGGCCTACGAGCGTGCCAGGGACATACAG gagGTCCTGGAGTCGTGCCAGACTCGTGTGTCCAAACTggagctccagcagcagcagcaacagaccGTTCAGGTGGAAAACACCGACGCCAAGGTGCTTCTGGGGAAATGCATCAACATCATGCTGGCCATCGTCACTGTGATCTTGGTGTGCGTTTCCACGGCGGCCAAGTTCACTGCCCCGCTGCTGCGTAGCCGCCTCCACTTGGTGCTCACCTGCGTGGGCGTTTCCGTGTTAGCACTGCTGTGGAAGAACTGGGAACATTTACAGTGTGCTTTGGAACGACTGGTCCTACCGCACTGA
- the LOC123985002 gene encoding transmembrane and coiled-coil domain protein 3-like isoform X3, which produces MAERSSSDVNILSIPVPIRRGGSESNLDVVDSVGDDGVGLDFTKGALGIDSLQQKILKVTEQIKVEQTARDQNVAEYLKLVNNADKQQVGRIRQVFEKKNQKSAHTIARLQRKLEQYHRRVKDNETNGKHNHKDGSSKESGTHSKEGSLRDVSATGRHPALDKVKTIGPGVSLSPPFFFNKSREFANLIRNKFGSADNIAHLKSSMETGSGLHVDGGARGLSGSATTVAKATKYQSDDECSTGTSASGDSNGNLAGGSGAGSGGPGRSDSNGRLGEVLDMVREIREAQAQLADDMENLNSQFKRDYSYFTQMMQEERYRYERLEDQLNDLTELHQHETSDLKQELASIEEKVAYQAYERARDIQEVLESCQTRVSKLELQQQQQQTVQVENTDAKVLLGKCINIMLAIVTVILVCVSTAAKFTAPLLRSRLHLVLTCVGVSVLALLWKNWEHLQCALERLVLPH; this is translated from the exons gCAGAGCGCAGCAGTAGCGATGTCAACATCCTCAGCATCCCGGTGCCCATTCGTCGTGGCGGCTCCGAGTCCAACCTGGACGTGGTGGACAGTGTCGGAGATGACGGAGTCGGCTTGGATTTTACCAAAGGAGCTCTGGGTATTGACAGCCTGCAGCAGAAGATTCTAAAG GTGACGGAGCAAATTAAGGTGGAGCAGACGGCTCGCGACCAGAATGTCGCAGAGTACCTGAAGCTGGTGAACAATGCCGACAAGCAGCAGGTAGGACGAATACGTCAGGTGTTTGAAAAGAAGAACCAGAAGTCTGCGCACACCATTGCCCGGCTGCAGCGGAAGCTGGAGCAGTACCACCGCCGCGTGAAGGACAACGAGACCAACGGGAAACACAACCACAAGGATGGCAGCAGCAAGGAGTCTGGGACTCACAGCAAGGAGGGCAGCCTGCGGGACGTCAGCGCCACCGGACGGCACCCGGCACTGGATAAAGTTAAAACAATTGGGCCTGGGGTGTCGCTCTCACCACCGTTCTTCTTCAACAAGTCGCGGGAGTTTGCCAACCTTATCAGGAACAAGTTTGGCAGCGCCGACAACATCGCCCACCTCAAGAGCTCCATGGAGACGGGATCAGGGCTGCATGTGGATGGCGGGGCAAGGGGTCTGAGCGGGAGCGCCACCACAGTTGCCAAAGCGACCAAGTACCAGAGCGACGACGAGTGCTCCACGGGGACGTCTGCATCCGGTGACTCAAACGGGAACCTGGCCGGCGGCTCGGGGGCGGGCTCCGGAGGTCCGGGGAGGTCAGACTCCAATGGGCGGCTGGGTGAGGTGCTAGACATGGTGCGGGAGATCAGGGAGGCTCAGGCACAGCTGGCAGACGACATGGAGAATCTCAACTCCCAGTTCAAACGAGATTACAGCTACTTCACACAGATGATGCAGGAGGAGAGATACAG GTATGAGCGGTTGGAGGACCAGTTAAATGACCTGACAGAGCTCCACCAGCACGAAACCAGTGATCTGAAGCAGGAACTGGCCAGCATTGAAGAGAAGGTGGCCTACCAGGCCTACGAGCGTGCCAGGGACATACAG gagGTCCTGGAGTCGTGCCAGACTCGTGTGTCCAAACTggagctccagcagcagcagcaacagaccGTTCAGGTGGAAAACACCGACGCCAAGGTGCTTCTGGGGAAATGCATCAACATCATGCTGGCCATCGTCACTGTGATCTTGGTGTGCGTTTCCACGGCGGCCAAGTTCACTGCCCCGCTGCTGCGTAGCCGCCTCCACTTGGTGCTCACCTGCGTGGGCGTTTCCGTGTTAGCACTGCTGTGGAAGAACTGGGAACATTTACAGTGTGCTTTGGAACGACTGGTCCTACCGCACTGA
- the eri1 gene encoding 3'-5' exoribonuclease 1 isoform X1, whose translation MDEHKENLHAEDVNVKMSNLNMREDEKAKPCSRICPAGESDTQVSPSQSNSDFSHPVYKEIALANGHINRMSKEELRIKLAELRLDTRGVKDVMKKRLKSHYKKQKLMQSAAEGGPTDTYYDYICVVDFEATCEEDNPADFHHEIIEFPMVLINTHTLEIVDTFQEYVKPELNPQLSDFCVKLTGITQKMVDDADPFPEVLQRVVDWLQERELGTKYKYAILTDGAWDMSKFLNIQCRISRIRYPHFAKKWINIRKSYGNFYKVPRTQTKLSTMLEKLGLKYEGRPHSGLDDSRNIAKIALRMLQDGCQLRVNERMHAGQLLSVPSSAPMEGAPPPHTPRTRE comes from the exons ATGGATGAGCACAAGGAGAACCTTCACGCCGAGGACGTCAATGTGAAGATGTCTAACCTGAATATGAGAGAAGATGAAAAG GCAAAACCTTGCAGCAGGATATGTCCTGCTGGAGAATCTGATACTCAGGTGTCCCCGTCTCAGTCAAACAGTGACTTCAGTCATCCGGTGTACAAAGAGATCGCTTTGGCTAATGGACACATCAACCGCATGTCCAAGGAGGAGCTTCGGATCAAGTTAGCAGAGCTGCGGCTTGACACAAG AGGTGTAAAGGATGTGATGAAGAAGAGGTTGAAGAGCCACTATAAGAAGCAGAAGCTGATGCAGTCTGCCGCTGAGGGAGGACCGACTGACACCTACTACGACTACATCTGTGTGGTGGACTTTGAAGCAACGTGTGAGGAGGATAATCCTGCAGACTTCCATCATGAAATCATTGAGTTCCCCATGGTTCTCATCAACACGCACACTTTAGAAATT GTGGACACCTTTCAGGAATATGTAAAACCAGAGCTGAACCCACAGCTTTCAGACTTTTGTGTGAAGTTAACCGGGATAACACAG AAAATGGTCGATGACGCAGACCCGTTTCCTGAAGTTCTTCAGCGGGTCGTAGATTGGCTTCAGGAGAGGGAGCTCGGGACAAAGTACAAATACGCCATCCTCACTGATGG GGCCTGGGACATGAGCAAGTTCCTCAACATCCAGTGCCGGATCAGCCGGATCAGATATCCTCATTTTGCAAAGAAGTGGATTAACATAAGAAAATCATACGGGAACTTCTACAAg GTCCCCCGCACACAGACGAAGCTGAGCACCATGTTGGAGAAGTTGGGTCTGAAGTATGAAGGTCGTCCTCACTCTGGGCTGGATGATTCACGCAACATTGCCAAGATAGCTCTACGCATGTTACAGGACGGGTGTCAGCTGCGCGTCAACGAACGCATGCACGCAGGCCAGCTGCTCTCGGTTCCCAGCTCAGCCCCTATGGAAGGAGCTCCTCCACCACATACCCCCCGCACCAGGGAGTAG
- the eri1 gene encoding 3'-5' exoribonuclease 1 isoform X2, producing MREDEKAKPCSRICPAGESDTQVSPSQSNSDFSHPVYKEIALANGHINRMSKEELRIKLAELRLDTRGVKDVMKKRLKSHYKKQKLMQSAAEGGPTDTYYDYICVVDFEATCEEDNPADFHHEIIEFPMVLINTHTLEIVDTFQEYVKPELNPQLSDFCVKLTGITQKMVDDADPFPEVLQRVVDWLQERELGTKYKYAILTDGAWDMSKFLNIQCRISRIRYPHFAKKWINIRKSYGNFYKVPRTQTKLSTMLEKLGLKYEGRPHSGLDDSRNIAKIALRMLQDGCQLRVNERMHAGQLLSVPSSAPMEGAPPPHTPRTRE from the exons ATGAGAGAAGATGAAAAG GCAAAACCTTGCAGCAGGATATGTCCTGCTGGAGAATCTGATACTCAGGTGTCCCCGTCTCAGTCAAACAGTGACTTCAGTCATCCGGTGTACAAAGAGATCGCTTTGGCTAATGGACACATCAACCGCATGTCCAAGGAGGAGCTTCGGATCAAGTTAGCAGAGCTGCGGCTTGACACAAG AGGTGTAAAGGATGTGATGAAGAAGAGGTTGAAGAGCCACTATAAGAAGCAGAAGCTGATGCAGTCTGCCGCTGAGGGAGGACCGACTGACACCTACTACGACTACATCTGTGTGGTGGACTTTGAAGCAACGTGTGAGGAGGATAATCCTGCAGACTTCCATCATGAAATCATTGAGTTCCCCATGGTTCTCATCAACACGCACACTTTAGAAATT GTGGACACCTTTCAGGAATATGTAAAACCAGAGCTGAACCCACAGCTTTCAGACTTTTGTGTGAAGTTAACCGGGATAACACAG AAAATGGTCGATGACGCAGACCCGTTTCCTGAAGTTCTTCAGCGGGTCGTAGATTGGCTTCAGGAGAGGGAGCTCGGGACAAAGTACAAATACGCCATCCTCACTGATGG GGCCTGGGACATGAGCAAGTTCCTCAACATCCAGTGCCGGATCAGCCGGATCAGATATCCTCATTTTGCAAAGAAGTGGATTAACATAAGAAAATCATACGGGAACTTCTACAAg GTCCCCCGCACACAGACGAAGCTGAGCACCATGTTGGAGAAGTTGGGTCTGAAGTATGAAGGTCGTCCTCACTCTGGGCTGGATGATTCACGCAACATTGCCAAGATAGCTCTACGCATGTTACAGGACGGGTGTCAGCTGCGCGTCAACGAACGCATGCACGCAGGCCAGCTGCTCTCGGTTCCCAGCTCAGCCCCTATGGAAGGAGCTCCTCCACCACATACCCCCCGCACCAGGGAGTAG